The Aspergillus oryzae RIB40 DNA, chromosome 5 genome segment GTATTGTTTGGTTAGggttccttcccctcctttggAAAGATCGATGCTAAAAACGTAAAAATTGCCATCGCTGGTCACAACCATCACTTGGGGGGTGTTGTTGCTCATTGCTACAACACTTCGCAGGGGTCCGGTGTTGCCGTTGCCCCCCGGGCCGGGGTTCGACTTCGGAAGTTTGATCCAAGCAAAGTCTCGCGCTGGCTCCCACATCTCACTAACACCCTTTGGAAGATATCCGCCCACCTTGGCGGCGAACGAGCTTCCAACGGTTTGTGAGGTTCGCCGAAGCATGCCCATTAGAGTGCCATTGTGTTTCCTGGAATGAAATTCGGAGGAGTCTTTGTCACCACTcgtttcatcctcatccgGAGAGTTACTCAGAGAGCTCTGACTCATGCTTCTTTGGGGCGCTGAAGGGGACGGCAGAGAACTTTCCGAAGATTGGCCTTGACTCAACTTAAACAGATGTATGGTTtcggtggaggatgagacgCAAAGAAGGGTGGAGGTCGTATTGAACGACATGCTGTATATCCTGGAAGGTATCGAGCCTCGCCTGAATTGGTATAGCTTGTGACCGTCAGGTACGGAGAAGACCCGAATGATAGTCCCTTTATCAGAAGCGGTAGCTATCAGAGTACCATCACTGTTGAGCGTTATGCATGCCAGTGGAGATCGATGGGCTTCTATGACATTGATTGCTTCTAGCTTCAGTGTATCGAATATCAGTACTTCGCCGCTTGTAGGTGAAATATGTGTGTTCCCGGGAGGCGCATGGGACGGAGGAGTAAAGGACGTAGGCGGAGCTTTATGTGGAAGAGGGTATGCGAGATAGCAATTATCGGAGGAGGGAGACAGAGCACAGATTGCTGTGTGATGTTAGAATCAAAGCCAAATCAAAGATGATAAAGCATATAAATCCCTACCACTAGGATTTGGAGATGTCTCGATGGTATATAGCAGCttcatggtctggatgtcATAGAGATAGATCTGGTCTTCTAGAACGATGACGAGCCGTTTCCGGTTCAGTTTAACCGCTAGGACAGTGGTGGGAAACGTTAACTCGCATATTGTAGATTGGCGCTAtaaagacccagaagatgtTAGAATAATTTCTTAAGGACATGTAGAGTCACAGGCAGTGAAACGCATTAGAGGCTGGATGATTCAAATGACATGATTCTTCATACGGGAGGCGATACGGTCCTTGATTTGGATGCGCAAGGATTCTACGAACCTTTGTATTAGTGATTTGCAAGCGACGTGGTGAGAGAATCAACGCGACCAAAGATGTCGAAAACAGCATCTCGATTATAGCAATGTTCCCTTCCTTGGTCTCATAGCTCTTGGCGAAAGGGTCTGTTGTGAATATGCGAAACCCCTTGGCAGTCGCTGCAAGCCGTTAAGAAACATCctgggaaagaatgaaaggCTTAAGGGAGGTCCTTACCCACAGCCAAGTAGCTGTAGTCCTGGTTGAATGTCACGAAGTTCATCGCCATCTTGTCTAGAGGCGATCGAGTGGAGCGATGACGTCCAATCCAGTCCTCTTCTCTAAAGTGTACTGTAGAGTTGAAAAAGCGGCAAAAAAcggtatatatatcttccaGAGCTTAACAAAGTAGAACGGCGAGACCGCGCTTCCTTTATTAAATCAATGAAACTTATTGTTCTTTGAGCGGAGGGGCACAACCGATCCCATCACAGGGCAGCTTCACGTCACTGACGATCGTCGCCGGACATCTCTCGTTCTCAAACGGCGTTCGCGACAAAGCTCCACGGTAAGTTACTCCCTACAGGGCAAGTATGCACGGATGCGATCGCCgcaggacgaagaagacgtTGGGAAACAAGCAGGTAAGTTGACCGCGGAGAGTCCGGGGGATCGCTGAACAGCAGTTCGTTCTGCCGCGGTCTGAATGCGTCAGGCGGCAAGCGAGCCATTCATCGGACGCTCGGGCCACATCTTGTTCTTTGGCGGGTAAAAAAATATTACAGGGCGGGCGCTACTTAACCACAGAACAAATCCATGCAACTTCCCTCTTCACAGTCCAGAGAAAGCCATTGCATTATGGGACCTGCAAAGAAACCAGCCATGGCTGGAGTTAATTCTAAGGCTGAGAGGGAAGCTGACTTGGTTATGGGGGTGAGTTTATATGAATTGCTGCGGCGCTGCGCACATCCCCACCAGTTGCTTGCCTAGTCTATCTGCGCCTAACTATACTAGACAAATAACAGCAGTATTGTCTCCAAACGGAGTGTCGAAATGCTCTACTACTCCAAGCCTCATTTCTTTCGCTACTTCGTTAAGAAACCTCAAAGACGGTCGCCCTTGATCAACCGCGGATATTGGCTGCGCATGCATGCGATGGCGGAGACAGTGCGCAAGTTTATGAGAGAGCCATCAGACAAACCTAAATTTGTCTTGAATTTGGGATGCGGATTGTGAGTCGTAGATTAGTCCCCGGGAAGTCGGGCGATCAAAAAGGGGACCGTATGCTAAGTTAGATTATCGTAGTGATCCACTTCCATACATGCTTCTCAGTGCGGACAACGACCTGTGTAGAGACACGACCTTTGTGGATATCGATTACGAGAAGCTTATGGTCAACAAGAAGACGGCTATTCGCAAGACTGACGAGATAACACAACTACTTGAGGATGTAGAATTCCTGCCCGACGATAGTGCTGTGCAGATTCGCAGCAAGCCCTATCTAGCCATTGGGTGCGACCTGAAAAACCTGACCAAGTTGGACACCGTGCTTAGAGCAGAAGTCCTGCCTTCTGAATGCGCGGTTCTCTTCCTGGCCGAAGTCTCTCTGACGTATATGGATGTCAAGTCCGCCAATGCGGTTGTCAGCTGGGCTTCAGGGCTAAGCAATGGTCAGAATTACCCCTGTGTATATTTGTCTGAACGTTACCGATGAATAAATGCTGACATTGTAAGTGAAGATGCTCAGTTCTGTATACTGGAACAATTTTTCCCTGATGGCCCCGACCATCCATTTGCTTCGACAATGATGAAACATTTTAAAAAGCTTGGTGCACCATTATACTCGATTCACGAATATCCCTCCCTGAACGAACAGGAACAGCGCTTCAAAGACGCTGGCTGGAACCACGCACATGCTAGAAGTCTCTGGGACCTATGGTCGGACGATGAATTCGTGGACGGTTCTTTGAGAGCGTCACTTGATGCCATTGAACCTTTTGATGAGTGGGAGGAGTTTGCACTTTTTGGGTCCCATTATTTCCTTCTGCACGCCTCCACTAGGCCTCGAGTCTCGGAAACGGCCACAAGAACTTTAACCGGGCTTGATCCGCAGACAGATAAATCTGGGCATTTTCGATTACTCGCCAAATGCCCCCCTGGAAGTGGTCAAAGACGGTTCGGAGCTGTTATTCCTGACAGTGATAAGGCTGTTGGACATCACTCTGGCCTCGGTCGTCAGACTCGTTTATCATCAACAGAACTATACACTAAGTCCGAGGGTACCACCAAGACCCATGAGTTCCCTCCCGGAGACATCCCTGCACGGATGTGCCATACAGTGACTTGTTTAAGCAACCAGGATT includes the following:
- a CDS encoding phosphoinositide binding protein ATG18 (uncharacterized conserved protein, contains WD40 repeats), with protein sequence MAMNFVTFNQDYSYLAVATAKGFRIFTTDPFAKSYETKEGNIAIIEMLFSTSLVALILSPRRLQITNTKRQSTICELTFPTTVLAVKLNRKRLVIVLEDQIYLYDIQTMKLLYTIETSPNPSAICALSPSSDNCYLAYPLPHKAPPTSFTPPSHAPPGNTHISPTSGEVLIFDTLKLEAINVIEAHRSPLACITLNSDGTLIATASDKGTIIRVFSVPDGHKLYQFRRGSIPSRIYSMSFNTTSTLLCVSSSTETIHLFKLSQGQSSESSLPSPSAPQRSMSQSSLSNSPDEDETSGDKDSSEFHSRKHNGTLMGMLRRTSQTVGSSFAAKVGGYLPKGVSEMWEPARDFAWIKLPKSNPGPGGNGNTGPLRSVVAMSNNTPQVMVVTSDGNFYVFSIDLSKGGEGTLTKQYS